A stretch of the Porifericola rhodea genome encodes the following:
- a CDS encoding flavin reductase family protein: MKTFSPSDISTRVFYSHMVGAVVPRPIAFVSSVSAEGKVNLSPYSFFNAVSANPPTLIFSPVNSIRDGSTKNTLDNVLEHQEVVINIVNYRMVEQMSLASTPYAKGINEFTKAGLEEAPSSIVEPPRVAEAPIAFECKVKQVIALGKEGGAGNLVICEVLLMHINEGILDAEGNIEPHKLDAVGRMGGSYYCRASGEAIFETLRPLREQGMGVDQLPEAIRKSKILTGSDLAQLANIAEVPQAEIYSQELKAPEIQQLFSAQNTNSEAIQDEAHRMAQRLLTDNEVYKAWAVLLRAHNT; this comes from the coding sequence ATGAAAACCTTTTCCCCTTCAGATATAAGTACCAGAGTTTTTTATAGCCATATGGTAGGGGCTGTAGTGCCTCGCCCTATAGCGTTTGTAAGCTCTGTAAGTGCCGAGGGCAAAGTAAACCTCAGTCCATATAGCTTTTTTAATGCAGTAAGCGCTAATCCGCCTACTTTAATATTTTCACCAGTTAATAGTATACGCGACGGCAGTACCAAAAACACGCTGGACAATGTGCTTGAGCACCAGGAAGTAGTCATTAATATTGTAAACTATCGCATGGTAGAACAAATGTCTTTGGCCAGTACTCCTTATGCTAAAGGAATCAATGAGTTTACCAAAGCAGGTCTGGAAGAAGCTCCTTCTAGCATAGTGGAGCCTCCCCGGGTAGCGGAAGCTCCCATCGCTTTTGAGTGTAAAGTAAAGCAGGTAATAGCACTAGGTAAAGAAGGTGGAGCGGGTAATCTGGTTATTTGCGAAGTGCTTTTGATGCACATTAACGAAGGCATACTGGATGCAGAAGGTAATATTGAACCTCACAAACTGGATGCTGTAGGTCGTATGGGGGGTAGTTATTACTGCCGGGCTAGCGGCGAGGCTATCTTTGAAACGCTACGCCCGCTAAGAGAGCAGGGCATGGGAGTAGATCAGTTGCCAGAGGCTATTCGTAAAAGTAAAATACTTACTGGCAGCGATTTGGCTCAGCTAGCCAATATTGCTGAAGTTCCTCAGGCAGAAATTTATAGCCAGGAACTTAAGGCCCCTGAAATACAGCAATTATTTAGTGCGCAAAATACAAACTCTGAGGCCATACAGGATGAAGCTCATCGTATGGCTCAACGCTTGCTTACAGACAATGAGGTCTACAAGGCGTGGGCTGTACTACTAAGAGCACATAATACTTAG
- a CDS encoding PQQ-dependent sugar dehydrogenase, translating into MIRFIFLCSISLLLSGELLLAQQRDTTVVTKVEGHIFKPKLSKSAGVQDLKVPEGFRIQKFAEGLEKPRMMVATEDGTIYVTRRQGDVRMLKDTNQDGIADVNKSVLTLDQVHGIALKDNELFLVTVNEVYKTAIQKDGSLGKPKLLMKGLPDGGQHPNRTIEFGPDGKMYISVGSTCNACDETSKESATLLVADASGKKREIFAKGLRNTIGFDWHPGTNMFYGIDHGIDWLGDTTQKEELNLLEKGNNYGWPYVFEEGKPNPADQPPNGMSYEEYASKSTGSVFTLPAHSAPLDMMFYDKNQFPEAYRNQAIVTLHGSWNRSDPSGYKVVMIKFDEQGKPLGYEDFVSGFLVNNDQEYIARVCGLAISGDGSLFISDDAGGAIYKVSYQNRGK; encoded by the coding sequence ATGATCAGATTTATTTTTTTATGCTCTATTAGCCTGTTGCTAAGCGGCGAGCTGTTGTTAGCACAGCAAAGAGATACTACAGTGGTAACCAAGGTAGAAGGCCACATTTTTAAACCCAAGCTTAGTAAAAGTGCGGGGGTTCAGGACCTGAAAGTACCGGAGGGCTTCAGAATTCAGAAGTTCGCAGAAGGTCTGGAAAAACCTCGTATGATGGTAGCTACCGAAGATGGCACCATTTACGTTACACGTCGCCAGGGTGATGTAAGAATGCTGAAGGATACCAATCAGGATGGTATAGCTGATGTAAATAAAAGTGTACTCACCCTTGATCAGGTACATGGCATTGCGCTTAAAGACAATGAACTCTTTTTGGTTACAGTAAATGAAGTTTACAAAACTGCTATTCAGAAGGATGGAAGCCTGGGCAAGCCTAAGCTGCTTATGAAGGGGCTACCGGATGGTGGGCAGCACCCTAATCGTACTATAGAGTTTGGCCCTGACGGAAAAATGTACATCTCGGTAGGTAGCACCTGCAATGCCTGCGATGAAACCAGTAAAGAAAGTGCAACTCTTCTTGTAGCCGATGCCAGTGGAAAAAAGCGTGAGATTTTTGCCAAAGGCTTAAGAAATACTATTGGCTTTGACTGGCACCCCGGTACTAATATGTTTTATGGTATTGACCATGGCATAGATTGGCTGGGTGATACCACACAAAAAGAAGAACTGAATCTTCTGGAAAAAGGGAATAATTACGGCTGGCCTTATGTGTTTGAAGAGGGCAAACCTAACCCTGCAGACCAGCCCCCTAATGGCATGTCATACGAAGAATACGCCAGCAAATCTACTGGTTCAGTATTTACACTACCGGCCCACAGTGCTCCACTTGATATGATGTTTTACGACAAAAACCAGTTTCCGGAAGCTTACAGGAATCAAGCCATTGTTACTTTACATGGCTCTTGGAATCGTTCGGACCCAAGTGGTTATAAGGTAGTGATGATTAAGTTTGATGAACAGGGAAAGCCATTGGGCTATGAAGATTTTGTAAGCGGTTTTTTGGTTAATAATGATCAAGAATATATCGCCAGAGTATGTGGCCTGGCAATCTCAGGAGATGGCTCACTATTTATTTCGGATGATGCGGGAGGAGCCATTTACAAAGTGAGCTACCAGAACCGAGGAAAATAA
- a CDS encoding prolyl oligopeptidase family serine peptidase, with protein sequence MKHTQLICAGLALGTLACVGSKNEETMKLQYPTTQKVAQTDTYFGKEVADPYRWLEDDRSEETAAWVNAQNEVTGSYLENIPFRKSIEERLTELWNYEKYSAPSKKGDKYYFFKNDGLQNQSVLYVQESLESEPEVFLDPNQFSDDGTVSLSTTSFTKDGSLLAYSISESGSDWRKIIVMDVESKEQVGDTLKDVKFSGISWKGNEGFFYSSYDKPEEGSALSGLNMNHKLYYHKLGTPQSEDVLVFGGEQTPRRYVGGNVTEDNRFLSITAANGTSGNELYVKDLEADGDIVQIIDDFEHDNYIAHSKDGQLYILTNLDAPNKRIIKVDAATPEPENWTDLIPEKEEVLQSVSFAGGKIFANYLKDAATRIEQYDLQGKLEKEVALPTIGSAGGFEGTQEDDKLFYYFTSFTYPTSIYAYDIASGESSLFRQAEVDFNPDDYETKQVFYESKDGTQVPMFIVHRKGLKMDGQNPTYLYGYGGFNVSLTPGFSVARLYWLENGGVFAMPNLRGGGEYGEAWHEAGTQMQKQNVFDDFIAAGEYLKNEGYTSKEKLAIAGGSNGGLLVGATMTQRPDLCQVALPAVGVLDMLRYHQFTAGAGWAPDYGIADSSQAMFEYLYAYSPLHNIKQGVEYPATLVTTADHDDRVVPAHSFKFAATLQEKHEGENPVLIRIETKAGHGAGKPTSKQIEEWADKYAFTFYNMNEIPEKLR encoded by the coding sequence ATGAAACACACCCAACTAATTTGTGCCGGGCTGGCCCTTGGTACGCTGGCCTGTGTAGGTTCAAAAAATGAAGAAACTATGAAGCTACAGTACCCTACTACCCAAAAGGTAGCACAGACCGATACCTATTTTGGCAAAGAGGTTGCCGACCCCTATCGCTGGCTGGAAGATGATCGCTCAGAAGAAACAGCAGCATGGGTAAATGCCCAGAACGAGGTGACAGGCAGCTATCTGGAGAATATTCCCTTTCGCAAGTCAATAGAAGAGCGTCTGACCGAACTATGGAATTATGAGAAGTATTCTGCGCCGTCTAAAAAAGGAGACAAGTACTACTTTTTTAAAAATGATGGTCTGCAAAACCAGAGTGTACTATATGTGCAGGAGAGTCTGGAATCTGAACCAGAGGTGTTTCTTGATCCCAATCAGTTTTCTGATGATGGCACAGTTTCTTTAAGTACTACCAGCTTTACCAAAGATGGATCCCTACTGGCCTACTCTATCTCAGAGTCTGGTTCCGACTGGCGTAAAATCATTGTTATGGATGTAGAGAGTAAAGAGCAGGTAGGCGATACGCTTAAAGACGTAAAGTTTAGCGGTATCTCCTGGAAAGGGAACGAAGGCTTCTTTTACAGTAGCTATGACAAACCAGAAGAAGGTAGTGCCCTGTCTGGTCTGAATATGAATCATAAGCTATACTACCATAAACTGGGGACACCCCAGAGCGAAGACGTACTGGTTTTTGGAGGCGAACAGACGCCCCGCCGCTATGTAGGAGGAAATGTTACCGAAGACAACAGGTTTCTGTCCATTACAGCAGCTAATGGTACCAGTGGTAATGAGTTGTACGTTAAGGATCTGGAAGCAGATGGGGATATTGTTCAGATAATAGATGATTTTGAGCATGACAACTATATTGCGCATAGCAAAGACGGGCAACTGTATATTCTGACCAATCTGGATGCTCCTAATAAGCGTATTATTAAGGTGGATGCTGCTACTCCTGAACCTGAAAATTGGACTGATCTGATTCCTGAAAAGGAGGAAGTACTACAAAGTGTATCTTTTGCCGGAGGTAAAATATTTGCTAATTATCTTAAAGATGCTGCAACCAGAATAGAGCAGTACGATTTGCAGGGTAAACTGGAAAAAGAGGTAGCTCTACCTACTATTGGCAGTGCCGGAGGCTTTGAAGGTACTCAGGAAGACGATAAACTATTCTATTACTTTACTTCTTTTACCTACCCAACCAGCATTTACGCCTACGATATTGCCAGCGGGGAGTCTTCTCTCTTCCGTCAGGCAGAAGTAGACTTTAACCCTGATGATTATGAAACCAAGCAGGTTTTTTATGAGAGCAAAGATGGCACGCAGGTACCTATGTTTATTGTACATCGGAAGGGCTTAAAAATGGATGGACAAAACCCTACCTACCTGTATGGCTATGGTGGTTTTAATGTAAGCCTTACGCCAGGCTTTAGCGTGGCACGTCTGTATTGGCTGGAAAACGGTGGCGTATTTGCTATGCCCAATCTTAGAGGCGGTGGTGAGTATGGAGAGGCCTGGCACGAAGCAGGAACACAGATGCAGAAACAGAATGTGTTTGATGATTTTATTGCTGCCGGAGAGTATTTGAAAAACGAAGGCTATACTTCTAAAGAAAAGCTCGCCATTGCAGGAGGGTCTAATGGTGGGTTGTTAGTAGGAGCCACCATGACTCAGCGCCCGGACCTTTGCCAGGTAGCACTTCCGGCAGTAGGTGTATTAGATATGCTGCGCTACCACCAGTTTACTGCCGGAGCAGGCTGGGCCCCGGACTATGGCATAGCAGATAGTAGCCAGGCAATGTTTGAGTACTTGTATGCGTACTCGCCATTGCACAATATTAAGCAGGGCGTAGAATACCCAGCTACGCTGGTGACTACCGCAGACCATGACGACAGGGTAGTACCTGCGCACTCTTTTAAATTCGCGGCTACGCTACAGGAAAAACATGAAGGTGAAAACCCGGTGCTTATTCGTATTGAAACTAAAGCGGGGCACGGAGCAGGAAAACCTACCTCTAAGCAGATAGAAGAGTGGGCAGACAAATATGCCTTTACCTTTTATAATATGAACGAAATACCTGAAAAACTTCGCTAA
- a CDS encoding GNAT family N-acetyltransferase, which translates to MSTIIRQGVKADLPQVLDLINELAEYEKEPHEVENTVAQLEEDGFGAQPVFEFFVAENSENNKIIGLALYFYSYSTWKGKCLYLEDLIVTQAERGKGLGKRLLDAIIMKAKESNCYRVVWQVLDWNEPAIQFYKSLGADIPKEWLTCRLVKEQIDNYVPLEKQ; encoded by the coding sequence ATGAGCACAATTATTCGTCAGGGTGTAAAAGCCGATTTACCACAGGTGCTAGACTTAATTAACGAGCTGGCAGAGTACGAAAAAGAACCCCACGAGGTTGAAAATACGGTAGCACAGTTAGAGGAGGATGGATTTGGAGCACAGCCGGTGTTTGAGTTTTTTGTGGCAGAAAATTCTGAAAACAATAAAATAATTGGCTTAGCCCTCTATTTCTACAGCTATTCCACCTGGAAAGGAAAATGCCTGTACCTGGAAGATTTGATTGTAACCCAGGCAGAAAGAGGCAAAGGCCTTGGTAAAAGACTACTGGATGCTATTATTATGAAAGCAAAAGAGAGTAATTGCTATCGTGTAGTTTGGCAGGTGTTAGATTGGAATGAACCCGCTATTCAATTCTACAAATCTTTAGGGGCTGATATTCCTAAAGAGTGGCTTACCTGTCGTTTGGTCAAAGAGCAAATTGACAATTATGTGCCGTTAGAGAAGCAATAG
- a CDS encoding DUF4286 family protein, whose protein sequence is MIQYNQTINIEVSVEGEWLSWMKEEQIPDILATGMFVNARIFRLLEVEESEGTATYALQLMAETKEHLDIFQLKYEPALDAGYAKRYGNKSVSFRTLMKEA, encoded by the coding sequence ATGATACAGTACAATCAGACTATAAATATTGAGGTAAGTGTGGAAGGAGAGTGGCTTAGCTGGATGAAAGAGGAGCAAATTCCTGACATATTGGCTACGGGCATGTTTGTGAATGCACGTATATTTCGCCTTTTAGAAGTGGAAGAGTCGGAGGGCACAGCTACTTATGCTTTACAGCTAATGGCAGAAACTAAAGAGCATTTAGATATTTTTCAACTGAAATACGAACCTGCCCTGGACGCAGGATACGCAAAACGTTATGGCAACAAAAGTGTAAGTTTCCGTACTTTGATGAAAGAGGCATAG
- the hemH gene encoding ferrochelatase, with translation MNKPHDKVGVLLVNLGTPNSPKTGDVRRYLREFLMDKRVVDYPLIPRWMLVNLIIAPFRAPKSAKEYKKLWEDRGSPLKFYGEDVTQLLQDSLGSRYVVKLAMRYQQPSIKNVLKELQEEMVSSIICIPLFPQYASATSGSVIDKVMELTRNWQVIPEIKFVSQFPDHPLFIEAHAERARKLLDKQDYDHVVFSYHGVPVSQIKKASYGDYCQVGSCCNKYHKKNRYCYRAQCYQTSRVLADKLGIPEEKYTVSFQSRLGPVPWIKPYTDQVLEELANEGKKKVLALSPAFVADCLETTLEVGEEYKEDFLEAGGEVWDLVDSLNDHPTWIACLKDLVQQNDPTYSLPEEKSSLEQTSDELNGSINRQKL, from the coding sequence ATGAATAAGCCTCATGATAAAGTGGGAGTGCTGCTGGTAAATTTAGGTACTCCCAATAGCCCAAAAACCGGAGACGTACGCCGCTACCTCCGAGAATTTTTAATGGATAAGCGTGTGGTAGACTATCCACTTATTCCTCGCTGGATGTTGGTAAACCTGATCATTGCTCCCTTTAGAGCACCCAAGTCTGCCAAGGAATACAAGAAACTTTGGGAAGACCGTGGCTCGCCCCTCAAATTTTATGGTGAAGACGTTACCCAACTGCTACAAGATAGCCTGGGAAGCCGGTATGTGGTTAAGCTGGCTATGCGCTACCAGCAGCCCAGCATCAAAAACGTGTTAAAAGAACTACAGGAAGAAATGGTCAGTAGTATTATCTGCATCCCTTTATTTCCCCAGTATGCTTCTGCTACCAGTGGTTCCGTTATAGACAAGGTAATGGAGCTTACAAGAAACTGGCAGGTCATTCCTGAAATAAAATTTGTCAGCCAGTTTCCTGATCATCCACTTTTTATAGAGGCCCACGCAGAACGCGCCCGTAAGCTGCTGGATAAGCAGGATTATGATCATGTGGTCTTTAGCTACCATGGTGTTCCGGTTAGCCAGATCAAAAAAGCATCTTATGGCGACTATTGTCAGGTAGGGAGCTGCTGTAACAAATATCATAAAAAGAATCGCTACTGCTACCGCGCCCAATGCTATCAGACTTCAAGAGTGTTAGCGGATAAGCTAGGTATACCGGAAGAGAAATACACAGTTTCTTTTCAGTCAAGGTTAGGGCCAGTGCCGTGGATAAAACCTTATACCGACCAGGTTCTAGAGGAACTTGCCAATGAGGGCAAGAAAAAAGTGTTAGCACTCTCACCGGCCTTTGTCGCCGACTGTCTGGAAACTACGCTAGAGGTAGGTGAAGAGTATAAGGAAGATTTTCTGGAAGCAGGCGGCGAAGTGTGGGATCTGGTAGATAGCCTGAATGACCACCCTACCTGGATTGCCTGTTTGAAAGATCTGGTACAGCAGAATGATCCAACTTACTCGCTCCCAGAGGAAAAAAGCTCATTAGAGCAAACTTCGGACGAGCTTAATGGTTCTATAAACAGACAGAAGCTGTAA
- the pheA gene encoding prephenate dehydratase yields the protein MTLDELRIKIDQIDNQLLKLLNERMEVVRQVGELKRSTNAIIYRPEREKAILDRLNKQNNGMLNAQAIEAIFLEIFAVSRNIELPERIAYLGPTGSFSHQAAESRFGAMSEYMSIGSIKAIFETLNTGMARFGVVPIENNQEGMVPETADCLAKHDLHIVAEVPMAIHFAFASKTDHLHKIKRIYSKDIAFRQCRNFIENVVNNPEVELIPVESTSKAARMAFSEPESAAICSHIAAQDHQVPILFENIEDSGDNQTRFFILSKDFVNQPSGNDKTSILAKLAHSDEPGSLAHFLQEFDKEGINMTKIESRPAKKGKSFQYWFFIDFEGHFHDEKVQRVMKKFKKEVKWLGSYVKLI from the coding sequence ATCACCTTAGATGAACTGAGGATAAAAATTGACCAGATTGACAATCAGTTGCTCAAACTCCTCAATGAGCGTATGGAGGTGGTACGACAGGTGGGTGAGCTTAAGCGCTCTACCAATGCCATTATCTACCGCCCCGAGCGTGAAAAAGCTATACTGGACCGACTAAACAAGCAAAACAATGGCATGCTTAATGCCCAGGCGATAGAGGCTATCTTTTTAGAAATTTTTGCGGTAAGCCGTAATATTGAGCTGCCCGAACGTATAGCTTACCTGGGGCCTACCGGCAGTTTCTCTCATCAGGCCGCAGAAAGCCGCTTTGGAGCTATGAGCGAATACATGTCTATCGGTAGTATTAAAGCTATTTTTGAGACACTCAATACCGGTATGGCTCGCTTTGGCGTAGTGCCTATAGAAAATAATCAGGAAGGCATGGTACCCGAAACTGCCGACTGCCTGGCTAAGCACGACCTACATATTGTAGCAGAGGTGCCCATGGCCATTCATTTTGCCTTTGCCAGCAAAACGGATCACCTGCATAAGATCAAAAGAATCTACTCTAAAGATATTGCTTTCCGCCAGTGCCGTAACTTTATAGAAAATGTCGTGAATAACCCTGAGGTAGAGCTTATACCGGTAGAATCTACATCTAAAGCAGCTCGCATGGCCTTTAGTGAGCCGGAAAGCGCTGCTATTTGCTCTCATATTGCAGCACAGGATCATCAGGTACCTATACTTTTTGAGAATATAGAAGACTCCGGCGACAACCAGACCCGCTTCTTTATCCTTAGCAAAGACTTTGTTAACCAGCCTAGCGGCAATGATAAAACTTCTATACTGGCAAAGCTGGCACATTCTGACGAGCCCGGAAGCCTAGCGCATTTTTTACAGGAGTTTGACAAGGAAGGTATTAACATGACCAAAATTGAGAGCCGCCCTGCCAAAAAGGGGAAAAGCTTCCAGTACTGGTTTTTCATAGATTTTGAAGGCCATTTCCATGATGAAAAAGTACAGCGCGTCATGAAGAAGTTTAAAAAAGAAGTAAAATGGCTGGGCAGCTATGTTAAATTAATTTAG
- the glyA gene encoding serine hydroxymethyltransferase → MQRDQEIFDLIQEEKSRQQRGIELIASENFTSLQVMEAMGSVLTNKYAEGLPGKRYYGGCEVVDKIEQLAIDRAKELFGATWANVQPHSGAQANAAVMLAILKPGDKILGFDLSHGGHLTHGSPVNFSGKLYEAHFYGVEKESGLIDWDKVEAKALEEKPKLIICGASAYSRDWDYERLRTIADKIDAFLLADISHPAAMIARGLLNDPLPHCHFVTTTTHKTLRGPRGGLIMMGQDFDNPFGVKLKGNIRPMSALVDMAVFPGTQGGPLEHVIAAKAVAFKEALSDEFMEYVVQVAKNAKVMAKAFIEKGYHVISGGTDNHEMLIDLRSKDITGKKAEGVLGLADVTVNKNMVPFDDKSPFVTSGIRTGTAAVTTRGMKEAEMESIVEFIDVVLSNPDDESKIAKVKQEVNNLMERFPLYDSLEKVSG, encoded by the coding sequence ATGCAAAGAGACCAGGAAATTTTCGATCTGATTCAGGAAGAGAAATCAAGACAACAGCGTGGAATAGAGCTGATTGCCTCAGAAAACTTTACTTCACTCCAGGTAATGGAAGCTATGGGAAGCGTACTTACCAACAAGTATGCGGAAGGCCTACCCGGCAAGCGCTATTACGGAGGCTGTGAGGTGGTAGACAAAATTGAACAGCTAGCTATAGACAGGGCAAAAGAACTTTTTGGTGCTACCTGGGCTAATGTTCAACCCCACTCTGGAGCACAAGCCAATGCGGCGGTAATGCTGGCGATACTTAAGCCTGGCGACAAAATATTAGGCTTTGACCTTTCGCATGGTGGTCACCTTACGCACGGCTCACCGGTAAACTTTTCCGGTAAATTGTATGAAGCACACTTCTACGGAGTAGAAAAAGAAAGCGGACTTATAGACTGGGATAAGGTTGAAGCCAAAGCTCTGGAAGAAAAACCTAAGTTGATTATTTGTGGTGCCTCTGCCTACAGCCGCGATTGGGACTACGAAAGGCTTAGAACTATTGCTGATAAAATTGATGCTTTCTTACTGGCAGATATTTCTCACCCTGCTGCTATGATAGCTCGCGGACTGCTAAACGATCCGCTTCCTCATTGCCACTTTGTAACTACTACTACCCACAAAACATTAAGAGGCCCCCGTGGTGGTCTTATTATGATGGGGCAGGATTTCGACAACCCATTTGGCGTAAAACTTAAAGGCAACATCCGCCCTATGTCTGCGCTGGTAGATATGGCTGTGTTCCCTGGTACGCAAGGTGGCCCTCTGGAGCATGTGATTGCCGCTAAGGCAGTAGCTTTTAAAGAGGCGCTATCTGATGAGTTTATGGAGTATGTAGTGCAGGTAGCAAAAAATGCGAAGGTTATGGCCAAAGCATTTATAGAAAAAGGTTATCATGTAATCTCTGGCGGCACAGACAACCACGAGATGCTAATAGATCTGCGCTCAAAAGATATTACCGGAAAAAAAGCTGAAGGTGTACTCGGTCTGGCTGATGTTACCGTGAACAAAAATATGGTTCCTTTTGATGATAAGTCTCCTTTTGTAACCTCAGGTATACGTACAGGTACCGCTGCAGTAACTACCAGAGGAATGAAAGAGGCCGAAATGGAATCCATTGTTGAGTTTATTGACGTAGTATTAAGTAATCCTGATGATGAGAGCAAGATTGCTAAAGTGAAGCAGGAGGTAAATAACTTAATGGAGCGTTTTCCTTTATACGATAGTTTAGAAAAAGTAAGTGGATAA
- the tatC gene encoding twin-arginine translocase subunit TatC, with amino-acid sequence MSFLDHLEELRWHIIRSLGAIIVFGVVAFIMRDFVWGLLILGPTKVDFWTFRMFCKVSSSIGSDAFCFDEMPFIIQSRKMTGQFSMHIVSSAVIGLIASFPYVFWEIWRFVSPGLYDNERKLSRGAVFFVSLLFMLGVLFGYYIVTPISVNFLGNYQVDPSILNEFDITSYVSILVTLVLACGLLFQLPIVVYFLSKAGIITPSALVKYRKHAIVVILIIAALVTPPDPITQLLVTLPLLLLYQASIYISKMVVRKEAKKQATLEEENG; translated from the coding sequence ATGTCTTTTCTGGACCATCTGGAAGAGTTGCGCTGGCATATTATACGTTCGCTGGGTGCCATTATTGTCTTTGGTGTGGTAGCGTTTATTATGCGTGACTTCGTATGGGGCTTGTTAATTCTTGGCCCTACCAAGGTCGACTTCTGGACTTTCCGGATGTTTTGCAAAGTAAGCTCGTCTATAGGTTCAGATGCCTTTTGTTTTGATGAAATGCCATTCATCATCCAAAGCCGTAAGATGACAGGGCAGTTTTCTATGCATATTGTTTCTTCTGCAGTAATTGGGCTTATCGCCTCTTTCCCTTATGTTTTCTGGGAAATCTGGCGCTTTGTAAGCCCTGGCTTATACGATAATGAGCGCAAACTAAGCCGTGGAGCAGTATTTTTTGTAAGTCTGCTCTTTATGCTGGGAGTGCTCTTTGGTTACTATATCGTTACGCCTATCTCCGTTAACTTTCTGGGTAACTATCAGGTAGACCCATCTATTCTTAATGAATTTGATATAACCTCGTATGTGTCTATACTAGTAACACTAGTATTGGCCTGCGGACTTTTGTTTCAGTTACCTATAGTGGTGTACTTCCTGTCAAAAGCGGGTATTATTACCCCTTCTGCTCTGGTAAAGTATAGAAAACATGCTATTGTAGTCATACTGATTATTGCGGCACTGGTAACTCCGCCAGACCCTATCACTCAGTTATTGGTAACTTTACCTCTATTACTGCTCTACCAGGCAAGTATTTATATCTCCAAAATGGTAGTGCGTAAAGAGGCCAAAAAGCAGGCAACGCTAGAAGAGGAGAATGGATAA
- the rpiB gene encoding ribose 5-phosphate isomerase B — protein sequence MADSVIAIGSDHAGFNHKQKIKAHLEQQGYTVKDFGTNSPDSVDYPDFAHPLAEAVEDGSCELGILVCGSGNGVAMSANKHAGIRAAICWTDELAALARQHNNANVLCVPERFVSEELALQMTDTFLKTDFEGGRHGRRVSKISC from the coding sequence ATGGCCGACTCTGTAATAGCAATAGGTTCAGATCATGCAGGCTTTAATCATAAGCAAAAAATAAAAGCCCATCTTGAGCAGCAAGGCTATACCGTAAAGGACTTTGGTACCAACTCTCCAGACTCGGTAGACTATCCAGACTTTGCTCACCCATTGGCTGAGGCTGTAGAAGATGGCTCATGCGAATTAGGGATATTGGTGTGTGGAAGCGGCAATGGCGTAGCCATGAGTGCCAATAAACATGCAGGTATAAGAGCGGCTATTTGCTGGACTGACGAACTGGCTGCGCTTGCGCGCCAACACAACAATGCGAATGTATTATGTGTGCCGGAACGATTTGTAAGCGAAGAGCTGGCGCTTCAGATGACTGATACTTTTCTGAAAACAGATTTTGAAGGAGGAAGACACGGAAGAAGAGTGTCTAAAATCTCTTGCTAG
- the rbfA gene encoding 30S ribosome-binding factor RbfA — protein sequence MKESKRQKQFSSLIQKDLSEIFQRNAASLVGSSSTFITVTNVSMSADLSVAKIYLSFMLSNQQQELLDTINMKKGEVRRQLGNRIGKQVRVVPELIFLLDESADHAARIDKILSELDIPPEDDENADNRDD from the coding sequence ATGAAAGAGAGCAAACGGCAGAAGCAATTCTCAAGTCTGATCCAGAAAGACCTGAGCGAAATATTTCAACGAAATGCGGCATCTTTGGTAGGTTCTTCCTCTACCTTTATTACCGTAACTAATGTGAGCATGAGTGCCGACCTGAGTGTGGCAAAAATATACCTGAGTTTTATGTTGAGTAATCAGCAGCAGGAACTGCTGGATACCATCAATATGAAAAAAGGAGAGGTTCGCCGCCAGCTGGGTAATCGTATAGGTAAGCAGGTACGGGTTGTTCCGGAACTGATCTTCCTCCTGGACGAAAGCGCTGACCATGCCGCACGTATAGATAAAATATTGTCTGAACTGGATATTCCGCCTGAAGATGACGAGAATGCAGACAATAGGGATGATTAA